From the Oryza glaberrima chromosome 5, OglaRS2, whole genome shotgun sequence genome, one window contains:
- the LOC127774633 gene encoding BURP domain-containing protein 6-like produces the protein MYWKIALPTSPMPGAIRDLINPASSAGSASKEDTVGNVFFLEKDLFPGSKMTLHFTRATAGAALLPRGRADSVPFATEKLPEILSQLSVPAGSPAADAMRSTLAESEAAPLAGEAKHCATSLESMVEFAASSLGTRDVHAVSTEVDRAGPAPRQAYRVEAVRPVPVSGGDMVACHGMAYAYAVFGCHTTTAAAYTVALSGADGTRAEALAACHADAARGWRRRTRGSAWRPGACRCATSCHRTTCSGCVTERARVKGDKNCVISR, from the coding sequence ATGTACTGGAAGATCGCGCTCCCGACCTCGCCGATGCCCGGCGCCATCCGCGACCTCATCAACCCGGCGAGCTCAGCGGGGTCAGCTTCGAAGGAGGACACGGTGGGCAACGTGTTCTTCCTCGAGAAGGACCTCTTCCCGGGCTCCAAGATGACGCTCCACTtcacccgcgccaccgccggcgccgcgctgcTCCCCCGCGGCCGAGCCGACTCCGTCCCGTTCGCCACCGAAAAGCTCCCGGAGATCCTCTCCCAGCTCTCCGTCCCCGCCGGCTccccggccgccgacgccatgaGGTCCACCCTCGCCGAGTCCGaggccgcgccgctcgccggcgaggcgaaGCACTGCGCGACGTCGCTCGAGTCCATGGTGGAGTTCGCCGCGTCCAGCCTCGGCACCCGCGACGTGCACGCCGTGTCCACGGAGGTCGACAGGGCAGGGCCGGCGCCGAGGCAGGCGTACAGGGTGGAGGCCGTGAGGCCCGTGCCGGTGTCCGGCGGCGACATGGTGGCGTGCCACGGCATGGCCTACGCGTACGCCGTGTTCGGGTGCCACACGACCACAGCGGCGGCGTACACGGTGGCGCTCTCCGGCGCCGACGGGACTAGGGCGGAGGCGCTCGCGGCGTGCCACGCCGACGCGGCCCGGGGGTGGCGGAGGCGTACAAGAGGCTCGGCGTGGCGCCCGGGAGCGTGCCGGTGTGCCACTTCTTGCCACAGGACGACATGCTCTGGGTGCGTAACTGAGCGCGCGCGCGTGAAAGGGGATAAAAATTGTGTGATCTCAAGATAG
- the LOC127774875 gene encoding BURP domain-containing protein 2: MARSLAALLLLLVAAAGASHAASPAEMYWKIALPTSPMPGAIRDLISPASSAASASKDKEDTVGSVFFLEKDLFPGSKMTLHFTRATAGAALLPRGRADSVPFASEKLPEILSQLSIPAGSPTADAMRSTLAVCEAARIASETAPKHKHYCATSLESMVELVASSLGTRDVHAVSTEVVNRAGPTPRQAYRVEAVRPVPVPGGDMVACHRMPYAYAVFGVHGIKGAAYTVTLAGADGTMAEAVAACHGDVDGHGVAVAEAYKRLGVAPGKVAVCHFLPQDDMLWVRN; encoded by the exons ATGGCTAGGTCTCTCGCtgctctccttctccttctg GTCGCAGCCGCGGGAGCCAGCCatgccgcgtcgccggcggagaTGTACTGGAAGATCGCGCTCCCGACCTCGCCGATGCCCGGCGCCATTCGCGACCTCATCAGCCCGGCGAGCTCAGCGGCCTCAGCTTCGAAGGATAAGGAGGATACGGTGGGCTCCGTGTTCTTCCTCGAGAAGGACCTCTTCCCGGGCTCCAAGATGACGCTCCACTtcacccgcgccaccgccggcgccgcgctgcTCCCTCGCGGCCGCGCCGACTCCGTCCCGTTCGCCTCCGAAAAGCTCCCGGAGATCCTCTCCCAGCTCTCCATCCCCGCCGGCTCGCCGACCGCCGACGCCATGCGGTCCACGCTCGCCGTGTGCGAGGCCGCGCGGATCGCCAGCGAGACGGCGCCCAAGCACAAGCACTACTGCGCCACGTCGCTCGAGTCCATGGTCGAGCTCGTCGCCTCCAGCCTCGGCACCCGCGACGTCCACGCCGTGTCCACGGAGGTGGTCAACAGGGCCGGGCCGACGCCGAGGCAGGCGTACAGGGTGGAGGCCGTGAGGCCCGTGCCGGTGCCCGGGGGCGACATGGTGGCATGCCACAGGATGCCCTACGCGTACGCCGTGTTCGGGGTGCACGGGATCAAGGGCGCGGCGTACACGGTGACGCTGGCCGGCGCCGACGGGAccatggcggaggcggtggcggcatgCCACGGGGACGTGGACGGGcacggcgtggcggtggcggaggcgtaCAAGAGGCTCGGCGTGGCGCCCGGGAAGGTGGCCGTCTGCCACTTCCTGCCTCAGGACGACATGCTCTGGGTGCGCAACTGA